The following proteins are co-located in the Doryrhamphus excisus isolate RoL2022-K1 chromosome 15, RoL_Dexc_1.0, whole genome shotgun sequence genome:
- the si:ch211-198p11.6 gene encoding uncharacterized protein si:ch211-198p11.6 isoform X1 gives MTVLPVWRLSLPLPAIIFISVAFYMLVLALGLWIRFCLKERCSLACDSCCPNLSLWDQCFRLAQSCDCRLPTMRSCLRDTCTSPSCGRWDCACTCQPPECDSCNCLCFEIRIK, from the exons ATGACC GTCCTTCCCGTTTGGAGGCTGTCCCTTCCGCTGCCTGCTATAATCTTCATCAGTGTCGCCTTCTACATGCTCGTCTTGGCGCTCGGACTTTGGATACGATTCTGCCTCAAG GAGAGGTGTTCGCTGGCGTGCGACTCCTGCTGTCCAAACCTGTCGCTGTGGGACCAATGCTTCAGACTAGCACAGTCATGTGACTGTCGCCTGCCCACCATGCGCTCGTGTCTGAGAGACACGTGCACGTCCCCCTCG TGCGGCAGGTGGGACTGCGCGTGCACGTGCCAGCCTCCCGAGTGCGACTCCTGCAACTGTCTCTGCTTCGAGATCCGAATTAAATAG
- the si:ch211-198p11.6 gene encoding uncharacterized protein si:ch211-198p11.6 isoform X2, whose protein sequence is MCGELKQFTRFAVDDFSNPIQTHTERLTLERLMFPATVQQGHGLASSCLCSTAFSKQPPAPGLLPMQRGNQSLTDVGQSAEWTLTSFRCFPADFPEM, encoded by the exons ATGTGCGGTGAGCTGAAGCAGTTCACTCGCTTTGCCGTGGACGATTTTTCTAATCCCATCCAGACCCACACCGAGCG TTTGACGCTAGAAAGGCTTATGTTCCCCGCTACCGTGCAACAAGGACATGGACTAGCGTCTTCCTGCCTCTGCTCTACCGCCTTTTCCAAACAGCCTCCAGCACCAG GACTTCTCCCAATGCAAAGAGGAAACCAAAGTCTAACAGATGTTGGTCAAAGTGCAGAATGGACGTTGACAAGTTTTCGTTGTTTTCCTGCAGACTTCCCGGAGATGTGA
- the eif1 gene encoding eukaryotic translation initiation factor 1: MSAIQNLQTYDPFADATKGDDRIPAGTEDSIHIRIQQRNGRKTLTTVQGIAADYDKKKLVKAFKKKFACNGTVIEHPEYGEVIQLQGDQRKNICQFLVEIDLAKEEQLKVHGF, from the exons ATGTCCGCTATCCAGAACCTCCAAACTTATG ACCCCTTTGCTGATGCAACTAAGGGTGATGACCGCATCCCAGCCGGGACAGAGGACTCCATCCACATAAGAATTCAACAGCGGAACGGCAGGAAGACCCTCACTACTGTCCAGGGCATCGCCGCCGACTATGACAAGAAGAAGCTAGTCAAGGCCTTCAAAAAG AAGTTCGCCTGCAATGGGACAGTGATCGAGCACCCGGAGTATGGTGAAGTGATCCAACTTCAGGGAGACCAGCGCAAGAATATTTGCCAGTTCCTCGTTGAG ATTGACCTGGCCAAGGAAGAGCAGCTCAAAGTCCACGGCTTCTAG
- the srsf2b gene encoding serine/arginine-rich splicing factor 2b translates to MSYGRPPPDVDGMTSLKVDNLTYRTTPETLRHVFQNYGRVGDVYIPRDRYSKDSRGFAFVRFHDKRDAEDAMDAMDGALLDGRELRVHMARYGRPPDSHHGGGRRGAPPRRYGGHGRRSRSPRPRRRSRSRSRSRSRSRSRSRYSRSRSRSYSRSRSRSPRNKKNNAKSRSRSRSKSVSRSPSPKRGSRSRSKSPRKLSAENGDSP, encoded by the exons ATGAGTTACGGAAGGCCCCCGCCCGACGTCGACGGCATGACTTCTCTCAAAGTGGACAACCTGACTTACAGAACCACTCCCGAAACCCTCCGACACGTCTTCCAGAACTATGGCCGGGTCGGGGACGTGTACATCCCCCGGGATCGCTACTCCAAGGACAGCCGGGGCTTTGCCTTTGTCCGCTTCCACGACAAGCGGGACGCCGAGGACGCCATGGATGCCATGGACGGCGCGCTCCTAGACGGACGCGAGCTGCGGGTCCATATGGCTCGCTACGGCCGACCCCCTGATTCCCATCACGGCGGTGGGCGCCGAGGTGCACCACCGAGGAGGTACGGGGGGCACGGTCGTCGAAGCAGAAG TCCCAGACCCAGGAGGCGCAGCAGGTCCCGCAGCAGGTCCCGCTCTCGTTCCCGAAGTCGATCTCGCTACAGCAGGTCCCGCTCCAGGTCCTACTCCAGATCCAGGTCCCGCTCTCCCAGGAACAAGAAGAACAATGCCAAGTCCCGCTCCAGATCCCGGTCCAAGTCTGTCAGCCGCAGCCCCTCCCCCAAAAGAGGGTCCCGGTCCAGATCCAAAAGCCCCCGCAAGTTGTCAGCAGAAAATGGAGACTCGCCGTAG